The following are encoded together in the Ignavibacteriales bacterium genome:
- a CDS encoding PorV/PorQ family protein: MKKLKIIILVVLSLAIFQPDVFATEVKKTGTTAAKFLSIGIGPRANAMGGAFTSLSNDVSALYWNPAGIALIPTYEGMFTYTKLFADINLNYFGFVVPAGEMGTFGFAVTALDFGQMDVTTEFFPEGTGEKFTAGSYAFGVSYARQITEDFLVGLNIKYIREDIYNSSADGFSFDIGTIFTTPFYGVRFSSSITNYGTKMQITGDDLLVRHDPDPSVNGNNETIDARYATDQFELPLRLQIGISKDFHFMDDQRLTLAVDGIHPNDNGQYLNVGGELALLDELIFLRAGYKTLFLEDSQEGLTLGAGINYSGLEYLKISVDYAYQEYEFLGNTHSFGISLAF; this comes from the coding sequence GTGAAAAAATTAAAAATAATAATCTTAGTTGTACTTTCTCTTGCAATATTTCAACCTGATGTATTTGCAACAGAAGTTAAAAAGACCGGCACAACCGCTGCAAAGTTTTTAAGCATTGGCATCGGTCCAAGAGCAAATGCAATGGGCGGGGCATTTACCTCTTTATCAAATGATGTATCAGCACTTTACTGGAATCCTGCGGGCATTGCACTGATTCCCACTTACGAAGGTATGTTTACTTACACAAAACTATTTGCAGATATAAATCTTAACTATTTTGGATTCGTAGTTCCCGCAGGCGAAATGGGTACTTTTGGGTTTGCCGTTACTGCACTTGATTTTGGTCAAATGGATGTAACAACCGAATTCTTCCCCGAAGGTACAGGTGAAAAATTCACAGCCGGCAGTTATGCATTCGGAGTTTCTTATGCAAGACAGATAACGGAAGATTTCCTTGTCGGTTTAAATATCAAATACATTCGAGAAGATATTTACAACTCAAGCGCCGATGGATTTTCATTTGACATTGGGACAATCTTTACCACCCCGTTTTACGGAGTAAGATTTTCGAGCAGCATAACAAACTACGGAACGAAGATGCAAATTACAGGCGATGATCTTTTAGTAAGGCACGATCCCGATCCATCTGTAAACGGTAATAACGAAACAATAGATGCTCGATACGCAACCGATCAGTTTGAACTCCCCCTTCGATTACAGATCGGCATATCCAAAGATTTCCATTTTATGGATGACCAAAGATTAACTTTAGCAGTTGATGGAATTCATCCGAACGACAATGGTCAATATCTTAATGTTGGCGGCGAGTTAGCATTGCTTGATGAATTAATTTTTCTTCGTGCAGGTTATAAAACCTTGTTCCTCGAGGATAGCCAGGAAGGATTGACTCTCGGTGCAGGTATAAATTATAGTGGTTTAGAATATCTAAAAATTTCAGTAGATTATGCCTATCAAGAATATGAATTCTTAGGTAATACGCACAGCTTCGGTATAAGTCTGGCGTTTTGA
- a CDS encoding T9SS type A sorting domain-containing protein, producing the protein MKKNLLLFALIILGAVAVVNAQVNVTFNVDMSVKEAEGQFTPGTSEVQMRGDFDGWGAGVVLTDPEADLIYSYEFTGIAVDSVFNFKFFYTNPDTWEGDPNRQFTAPAGGGEFSDYFDRDSVINITADGNILFQVDMSVMAEIGIFDIVSDSVQVRGNFNGWGDGEPLRSKLNQDVIDPNKFFLDVSFTSIEIGATQNYKFYVDLVDPSLWVDGWERPLSQGGGNRDIDFEGINNQVAPEVWYDDVDPDWVIEDGKNLSVEFRVDMTPATDPLLQAVPFDPATDTLYWIGEQPSFVRSQGWVDTDNMMVLVLTDPDADLIYTATGDLVDPTFNSFQYRYGWKNGSNWTLEPAGFGDFAYRIRYIGQDLPRSFPVNPWVMPIDTWTNAETKTDQESDPYTSLVSVEDPQLNPNTYYLAQNFPNPFNPSTLIQYSVPKTNFVTIKIYNAIGQEISTLVNREVTAGVHEVNFNANNLSTGVYFYTIKAGDFTSTKKMLLIK; encoded by the coding sequence ATGAAAAAAAATCTGCTACTATTTGCACTTATAATACTTGGTGCAGTGGCTGTCGTTAATGCACAAGTTAATGTGACATTTAACGTAGATATGTCCGTAAAGGAAGCCGAGGGTCAATTTACTCCCGGAACTTCCGAAGTTCAGATGAGAGGTGATTTTGACGGCTGGGGTGCCGGTGTTGTATTAACAGACCCCGAGGCTGACTTAATCTACTCTTACGAATTCACTGGTATTGCAGTGGATAGTGTTTTCAATTTCAAATTCTTTTATACCAATCCTGATACCTGGGAAGGTGATCCTAACCGTCAATTTACTGCTCCTGCAGGCGGCGGTGAATTTTCGGATTATTTCGATCGTGACAGCGTAATTAATATTACCGCTGATGGAAACATCTTATTCCAGGTTGATATGTCCGTAATGGCAGAGATTGGAATCTTCGATATAGTATCTGATTCGGTTCAAGTTAGAGGAAATTTTAACGGCTGGGGTGATGGTGAGCCTTTAAGATCTAAACTGAATCAGGATGTTATTGATCCTAATAAATTCTTCCTTGATGTTTCATTTACTTCAATAGAAATTGGAGCTACACAGAATTATAAATTCTATGTTGACTTAGTTGATCCAAGCCTCTGGGTTGATGGTTGGGAAAGACCATTATCACAGGGTGGTGGAAACAGAGACATTGATTTTGAAGGTATCAATAATCAAGTTGCTCCTGAAGTTTGGTATGATGATGTTGATCCTGATTGGGTAATAGAAGATGGTAAAAATCTTTCTGTAGAGTTCAGAGTTGATATGACTCCTGCTACCGATCCTCTGTTACAAGCTGTTCCATTCGATCCTGCTACCGATACATTATATTGGATTGGCGAACAGCCCTCGTTCGTTAGAAGTCAGGGATGGGTTGATACAGATAACATGATGGTCTTAGTGTTAACTGATCCTGATGCTGATCTTATTTATACCGCAACAGGAGATCTTGTTGACCCAACTTTTAATTCATTCCAATACAGATATGGATGGAAAAACGGAAGTAATTGGACATTAGAACCTGCCGGCTTTGGTGACTTTGCCTACAGGATCCGTTATATCGGACAGGATTTACCTCGCAGTTTCCCGGTTAACCCCTGGGTAATGCCTATTGATACCTGGACTAATGCTGAAACTAAAACCGATCAGGAATCTGATCCTTATACTTCATTAGTTAGTGTTGAAGATCCTCAGCTTAATCCTAACACTTACTACTTAGCTCAGAATTTCCCGAATCCATTTAACCCTTCTACTTTAATTCAGTATAGTGTTCCTAAAACCAATTTTGTAACTATTAAAATTTACAATGCTATTGGACAGGAAATCTCTACATTGGTTAATCGTGAAGTAACTGCCGGTGTTCACGAAGTTAATTTCAATGCTAATAATCTTAGCACAGGAGTTTACTTCTACACAATTAAAGCAGGTGATTTCACTTCTACAAAGAAGATGTTATTGATTAAATAA
- a CDS encoding carbamoyltransferase: protein MYILGISAFYHDSAACLVKDGEILSAAQEERFTRKKHDHNFPQKAIEFCLKDAGIKAEQLDLVAFYDKPFLKFERLLETYLAYAPVGIKSFIKAMPLWIKEKLWMKEMIKNKLGYTGKIIFPEHHESHAASAFYPSPYNKAAILTMDGVGEWTTTSYGIGDGNDIQLLADIKFPHSIGLLYSALTYYTGFKVNSGEYKVMGLAPYGEPKYKQMIYDHLIDVKEDGSFRMNMEYFNYCQGLTMTNEKFNNLFGGPPREPETNLTQKEMDIARSLQEVTEETVLKLGKHVYKETKLKNLCLAGGVALNCVANGRLLREGPFENIWIQPAAGDAGGALGAALIGWYKYHNNPRIADEKSDSQKGSYLGPEFDENEIHSFIQSNNLAAKRYDDEQLIENVANLINSEKVIGWFDGKMEFGPRALGSRTIIGDARSPKMQATMNIKIKFREGFRPFAPSVLFEKVSDFFEIEKASPYMLLTADVKKERRIAMTDDDHKKWGIEKLNVVRSDIPAITHVDYSARLQTVHKETNPRYHKLISKFKEKTGCAVIINTSFNVRGEPIVCTPKDAYKCFMRTGMDYLVLGNYILSKEDQKPLESDSDWKKEFVLD from the coding sequence ATGTACATCCTCGGTATCTCAGCATTTTATCACGATAGCGCAGCTTGTCTTGTAAAAGATGGAGAAATCCTTTCTGCTGCTCAGGAAGAACGCTTTACAAGAAAAAAACACGATCATAACTTTCCACAAAAGGCAATAGAGTTTTGTTTAAAGGATGCGGGAATAAAAGCTGAGCAGCTTGATCTTGTTGCGTTTTATGATAAACCATTCTTGAAGTTTGAACGATTGTTAGAAACTTATCTTGCTTATGCCCCGGTTGGAATAAAATCATTCATCAAAGCAATGCCATTGTGGATAAAGGAAAAACTTTGGATGAAGGAAATGATAAAAAACAAACTCGGATATACAGGCAAGATTATATTCCCGGAACATCACGAATCTCATGCAGCATCAGCATTCTATCCATCGCCATACAACAAAGCCGCCATCCTTACTATGGATGGAGTTGGTGAGTGGACAACAACAAGTTACGGCATTGGTGATGGAAATGATATTCAACTTTTAGCAGATATAAAATTTCCGCATTCGATAGGATTGCTATACTCTGCTCTTACTTATTATACAGGATTTAAAGTAAACTCAGGTGAATATAAAGTAATGGGTTTGGCTCCATACGGTGAACCAAAATACAAACAAATGATTTATGATCATCTTATTGATGTAAAGGAAGATGGTTCATTCAGAATGAATATGGAGTACTTTAATTATTGCCAGGGACTTACAATGACAAACGAAAAGTTTAACAATCTTTTCGGAGGTCCGCCAAGAGAACCTGAAACTAATTTAACTCAAAAGGAAATGGATATTGCAAGATCGTTGCAGGAAGTTACAGAAGAAACCGTATTGAAACTTGGCAAGCACGTTTACAAAGAAACCAAATTAAAAAATCTTTGCCTGGCGGGAGGAGTTGCACTTAACTGTGTAGCGAATGGAAGATTACTTCGTGAGGGACCATTTGAAAATATTTGGATTCAACCAGCAGCAGGAGATGCAGGCGGAGCACTTGGTGCAGCTTTAATCGGTTGGTACAAGTATCACAACAATCCAAGAATTGCTGATGAAAAATCAGATTCACAAAAAGGTTCGTACCTGGGACCTGAGTTTGATGAAAATGAAATTCATTCATTCATTCAATCAAACAATCTTGCTGCAAAAAGATATGATGACGAGCAGCTAATAGAAAATGTTGCAAATCTCATCAACTCAGAAAAAGTAATTGGATGGTTTGATGGCAAAATGGAATTCGGTCCTCGCGCACTTGGTTCACGTACAATTATTGGTGATGCACGTTCACCAAAGATGCAGGCTACGATGAATATTAAAATAAAATTCAGAGAAGGATTTCGTCCTTTTGCTCCTTCTGTTCTTTTTGAAAAGGTCAGTGATTTTTTTGAGATTGAAAAAGCAAGTCCGTATATGCTTCTTACCGCTGATGTAAAAAAAGAACGAAGAATCGCAATGACAGATGACGATCATAAAAAATGGGGAATAGAAAAACTAAATGTTGTTCGTTCAGATATTCCTGCAATTACTCACGTTGATTACTCAGCCAGACTTCAAACAGTTCATAAGGAAACAAATCCTCGTTACCATAAACTTATTTCTAAGTTTAAAGAAAAAACAGGATGTGCAGTTATCATTAATACTTCTTTTAATGTAAGAGGAGAGCCAATTGTCTGCACTCCAAAAGATGCTTACAAATGTTTTATGAGAACTGGTATGGATTATCTTGTTTTAGGCAATTATATTTTAAGCAAGGAAGATCAGAAACCTTTAGAAAGTGATAGTGATTGGAAAAAAGAATTTGTATTGGATTAA